A window from Plasmodium chabaudi chabaudi strain AS genome assembly, chromosome: 11 encodes these proteins:
- a CDS encoding proliferating cell nuclear antigen 1, putative, which translates to MLEAKLNNASILKKLFECIKDLVNDANIDADENGLKLQALDGNHVSLVSLHLVDSGFSHYRCDRERVLGVNIASLNKVFKLCGINESVVISSKDDEDNLNFVFENNKEDKVTNFSLKLMSIELDSLNIPDCDEGFDAEVELSSKELTNIFRNLSEFSDTVFIEIDSNSIKFTTKGLVGDAEVALKPRESTSEDDVGVTIKSKKKIKQSFAIKYLNLFSKSSILSDVVILGLSDSRPIEFKYEIKDTSPDSDALKVGFIKFFLAPKMDDDMDNKD; encoded by the coding sequence ATGTTGGAggcaaaattaaataacgcatctattttaaaaaaattattcgaATGTATCAAGGATTTAGTGAATGATGCAAATATTGACGCCGATGAAAATGGATTAAAATTACAAGCATTAGATGGAAACCATGTATCTTTGGTTAGTTTGCATTTAGTGGATTCTGGCTTTTCTCACTACAGATGTGATCGTGAGAGAGTTTTAGGTGTCAATATTGCTTCACTAAATAAAGTTTTCAAATTGTGTGGTATTAACGAATCTGTAGTTATTTCCAGCAAAGATGATGAAGACAACcttaattttgtatttgaaaataataaagaagatAAAGTAACTAActtttcattaaaattaatgtcCATTGAACTTGATTCATTAAACATTCCAGATTGTGATGAAGGATTTGATGCAGAAGTTGAATTAAGCAGTAAAGAACTAACTAACATTTTTAGGAACTTATCAGAGTTTTCAGATACAGTATTTATTGAAATCGATTCAAATAGCATTAAATTTACGACAAAGGGTTTAGTAGGAGATGCAGAAGTTGCATTAAAGCCAAGAGAATCAACAAGTGAAGATGACGTTGGTGTTACAATTaaatccaaaaaaaaaattaaacaatCTTTTGCTATAAAATACTTAAACTTATTTTCCAAATCTTCTATCCTATCGGATGTAGTTATCTTAGGCTTAAGTGACAGCCGACCAAttgaatttaaatatgaaataaaagatacATCTCCAGATTCCGATGCTTTAAAAGTTGGattcattaaatttttcttaGCACCTAAAATGGATGATGATATGGACAATAAAGACTAA
- a CDS encoding cytochrome c oxidase subunit ApiCOX24, putative — MVVSRSKIKYLFTNATLQSYYPTSEMFKVPHAGKAPRIYNGLDPRKVHDYPWINMFKTRTKKETGYQHGNWSGPSIHSMTLDELVTYYNNKDYKKHFTYMQLFKAGWGQFQFLFLLVGSLVATVLPIFAFTLYLQKFEPLEVTIDPEEYYKHFYWHYYGGEIDHHAFSQYLEARRAARYRNADINPIDWIPPEYRNKE; from the coding sequence ATGGTGGTATCACgaagtaaaataaaatatttgttcaCAAATGCAACATTACAATCATATTACCCAACATCTGAAATGTTTAAAGTCCCGCATGCTGGAAAGGCCCCAAGAATTTATAATGGCTTAGATCCAAGAAAAGTTCATGACTACCCATGGATCAATATGTTTAAAACACGAACAAAAAAGGAAACAGGATATCAGCATGGGAATTGGAGTGGTCCATCTATTCATTCCATGACACTAGATGAATTAGTTacttattataataataaagattaTAAGAAgcattttacatatatgcaATTATTTAAAGCGGGATGGGGTCAAtttcaatttttgtttcttttaGTTGGCTCATTAGTAGCTACTGTTTTACCAATATTTGCATTTACTTTGTATTTGCAAAAATTTGAGCCTTTAGAAGTTACTATAGATCCTGAGGAATATTACAAGCATTTTTATTGGCATTATTATGGTGGAGAAATTGATCATCATGCTTTTTCACAATATCTTGAAGCTAGAAGAGCAGCTAGATATAGAAATGCAGATATCAATCCTATTGATTGGATACCTCCTGAGTATagaaataaagaataa
- a CDS encoding 14-3-3 protein, putative: MKSINDNDIIISNKEEFIYYLKILNQIGFYDEIISLTKSVNVENYNLNYAESMLMGTSFKNALNVKRKEKTTLENVIKNEESSEEEKKCGELLKLKINKDIRTIERDAYVVIKTKCIPKTVDEKILMFYWHLLGDIMRYSTDTFSTEDKKRVQERSLQAYSYSLKYANKMNLPPSNPRLLELLVSLTVLHKDMDTQINDPIEMAAQAFRDAIQNMHLLESDEECSKTIAILGILRDNINRWCKISKRKNVNALFEIKGEDSNKYEDIVNSINT; this comes from the exons ATGAAGTCAATTAATGATAATGACATTATAATTTCTAACAAGGAAGagtttatatattacctaaaaatattaaaccAAATTGGATTTTACGACG AGATTATTTCGTTAACCAAATCAGTTAATGTGGAAAAttacaatttaaattatgcaGAGTCTATGTTAATG gGCACTTCATTCAAAAATGCCTTAAATGTTAAGAGAAAGGAAAAAACAACGCTGGAAAacgtaataaaaaatgaagaatccagtgaagaagaaaaaaaatgtggcGAGCTGCTTAAATTAAagataaataaagatataagAACAATTGAAAGAGATGCCTATGTTGtcattaaaacaaaatgcaTTCCTAAAACAGTAGATGaa aaaatattaatgttCTATTGGCACTTACTTGGAGATATAATGAGATATAGTACTGATACCTTTAGCACTGAAGACAAGAAGAGAGTACAGGAAAGAAGCTTGCAGGCATATTCATACTCCCTAAAATATGCTAACAAAATGAATCTACCTCCTTCCAATCCACGATTATTAGAACTTTTAGTTAGCTTAACAg TTCTACATAAAGACATGGATACCCAGATAAATGATCCCATAGAAATGGCCGCGCAAGCTTTTAGAGATGCAATTCAAAATATGCATCTTTTAGA GAGTGATGAAGAATGCTCAAAGACAATTGCTATATTAGGAATACTAAGAGATAACATAAATAGATGGTGTAAAA ttagcaaaagaaaaaacgTAAATGCTTTATTTGAAATTAAGGGGGAAGAttctaataaatatgagGATATTGTAAATAGTATTAACACATaa